CCGGCGCCGACGACGTGTCACCGCTGCTGCACCTGTTCCGCTCGCAGCCGCGCACGCTCTACGACCTGCTGGAGGTTCGCGCGCTGCTGGAAGGGGAGTCCGCGCGCCTGGCCGCGCTGCGCGCCACCGAGGCCGACCTGGTGCTGATCGACCGGCGCTTCGAGGAGATGCACGCCGCCTACGACGAACCGCAGCCGCTGGACCCGCGCGAGCATGCGCGGCGCGATCACGCCTTCCACCAGGCGATCAGCGAGGCCTCGCACAACCCGGTGCTGGTGCACACGCTGCAGTCGCTCAACGAGCTGATGCTCAGCACCGTGTTCGCCTCGGTGAACAACCTCTACAACCGCCCGCCGCAGAAGCGCCAGATCGACCGCCAGCACGCGCGGCTGCATCGCGCCATCAGCGAACGCCAGCCGGAACAGGCCCAGCGCGCCGCCCGCGAACATATCCACAGCGTGCGCGACAACCTGCGGGAGATCGAGCAGGAGGAACAGCGGCTGGTGCGGGCGACCTTGCGGCTGGAGGGCTGGAAATAACGGTTATTCGGCTTTAGGTGTGAAACCTGCTTACGCCGCCAAACACACCATCCTGTACATTCCGGGACTTCGCCCACGAGAATGGCGCGTCACGGTGCATGGCGTATTTGAGTTCGGCGGTCATCAGGTTTTATGCGTCCATGGTCTTTTCCGCTCGCTCGTCGTCAAATTCCTTGAGCTGGCCGAACGCGCGATTTCGACCAGCCGTCCGCTGCAGCCCAGTCATAGACGGTGAACAGCGCGAGACGGTCCGCATCTGGGGAATCTTCGCGCCGATGGACGAACACTGAGCTAAAGGCGCAATTACAGGTGGAAATCGCCCGCGGCTTCCGGCTGGTAAAGTACTTTCCTGATCCCAATCCGGCGGGTCCGATCAGAAATTCGCCAGTCGATGGCGTCTCCCTCCTGATAGCCCAGGATGGCGGCACCGATGTCGGAGCACACGGAGTGCTTCCCGGCGCTGCTGTCCGCGTCTTCAGGGTAGACCAAGGCCACCTCGATCTCTTCGTCGTCCAGCTGCAGCAAGGTTCTGGAGTTCATCGTCACGACATTGCGCGCCACCTGCTGCGGCTTGACGACAATGGCTCGCTCAAGCTCATGTTCGAGTTCAACAACGGCCGGGCCGTGCTCGAACGCGATCAGACTCTCGAGCCTGGCCTTGTCGATTTCAGTGATGTAGATCTCAGTGGAGTCGCCAACGGCACCTTCGCGCAAGAACTGGAGATAGCGCCCCGCGGTCATGGAAAACGACTTCAATGCCGGCGTTTCGTTCTCCAGCAGAAAGCCGCTGCGCAGAAAGGCCTTCAGCGAGCGCCCGTTGTCCGGGTGGATCTTGGCGATGAGCTTCTCGGCCCGCATGTCGAGGAAGGCCAGTTTCATGCCTTCGCGGATTGTGCGGGTGCCAAGGTTCCGGCCCCATTTGTCGCTGTCTCCGATGACCAGGACTATCTCGCAATTCGAGCCGGTCTTGATGAGACGGACAAAGCCCACCGGGGTGTCATGTCGGTCATAGGCCATGAAGAATCGGCCGCCCCGGTTGAATAGATGGGTCAGGATCGGCAATTGAGTCCGATTGATGGCTTGTTCGATGGAGCGGGAGACATGATGCGAATCGCTCAGATAGCAGGTTACGCGCTCATCCTCCAACCAATCCATCAGCGTCAGCGCGTGTGCCCGAGTAATTTCAGGGCACAGCGAAATGAAAGGCTTGTTCATCTTCACCATACTTATTTGTAAAGAATGAAAGCCCTTCATGGCTATGGCCATGACGGTTCTTTCGGCAACCGCTCATCTTAAGGCATATCGCGAATAATGCCGAATCACGGTGAGGGGCCAGGGGCTTGCCGGACGTCCCACGGTAGTTTCCTCGGTGGGCCAGCATCCACGGGGCGCCGGAAACGCAAGCCCATGATCGACCGTCAGATACGGCGTGCTGTGATCCATGAGCCGATGGCCCACGTATCCACGTCGCCAGTCGCGGCCAGCACCCTGGCAGCCCTTGGTCATCCCAGCCCGCAGATAGACCTCGGGGCGAATTGCGCCGCAGGGGTAGAGCACGCCGCCCACCTCCAGCACTGCCAGTTCGGTCGCGCGAATGCCGCGAGCGGGCCATGCCCGTGATTGCGTGACGGGCCGGCTACCGGCCGGAGTGCGAAGTCAGGATTCGGTGGGGGCAGGGCGCTTCGCTCCAGGGGCGGACTTTGTCCGCTCATCGCAGGCATGGCCCGCTCCTGCAGGTTCGGGCTTCTCGCTGCGTCCCTTGCGTTCGCGCATCTCGGCCACCATGCGCTCGGCATTGGCCTGGCAATCCATGCCGGCGGGCTTGTTCTCGATGCCGTCGATCACCGCCAGCAACTGTTCCCGGTTCTGCCGCAACTGCTGCTCCATCGCTTCGATTTCCGCCACCTTGCGACGCAGGCTGGCGAGCAGCTCGTCGTGGCCATTCTTCAGGGCCGGGGCGGAGTGGGGCAGCAGGTTGCGGATTTCCTCCAGGCTGAAGCCGGTCTGCTGGGCGCAACGGATGATCTCCAGCAGGTCGAGGGTTTCCGCCGGGTACTCGCGGTAGCCGTTGGCGCCACGACGCACCAGGGCGATCAGGCCGCTGGCTTCGTAGAAGCGGATGCGCGAGGGCGCCAGCCCGCTGAGGCTGGCCAGTTCACCGATTTTCATGAAGGGCTCCGAAAGGGGCTTGACCTTAAAGTGAACTTTAAACTTAACCTCGCCGGCACCACAACAATGGAGGCCTGCCATGTCCCCTTTCCAGCCCCTGCGCCTGCCCAACGGCGGCGAAGTCCCCAATCGCATCGCCAAGGCCGCTATGGAGGAGAACCTCGCCGACGCCGATCAGGCGCCCTCGGCCGAACTGCTGCGCCTGTACCAGGCCTGGGCTGAGGGTGGCGTCGGCCTGATCATCAGCGGCAACGTGATGATCGACCGCCGCGCCATGACCGGTCCCGGCGGCGTGGTGCTGGAGGATGAGCGGCAACTGGCGCGCTTCCGCGAATGGGCGCGCATCGGGCGCTCCGCCGGCGCGCAGTTCTGGCTGCAACTCAACCACCCCGGCCGCCAGGTACAGGCCAATCTCGGCCAGGGCGCGCTGGCGCCGTCGGTGGTGCCGCTGGAGATGGGGCGCTTCTCCAAGCTGTTCGCGGTGCCTCGGGAAATGAGCGACGCGGATATCGCCGAGGTGATCGAACGCTTCGTCCGCGCCGCCGTTCTCGCCGAGCAGGCCGGGTTCAGCGGCGTGCAGATCCACGCCGCCCACGGCTACCTGCTCAGCCAGTTCCTCTCGCCGCTGAGCAACCGGCGCCGGGATTGCTGGGGCGGTACGCTGGAGAACCGCGCGCGCCTGTTGCTGGAGGTCGTCCGGGCGGTGCGTGCGAAAGTCTCGCCGGACTTCTGCGTCGGGGTGAAACTCAACTCGGCGGATTTCCAGCGCGGCGGTTTCGATGCCAGCGACGCCCGGCAGGTCATCGGTTGGCTGAATGCCGAATCGGTGGACCTGGTCGAGCTCTCCGGCGGCAGCTACGAGGCGCCGGCGATGCAGGGCGACGCACGCGATGGGCGCACCTTGGCCCGCGAGGCCTATTTCCTCGAGTTTGCCCGCGAAATGCGCGATGGCGCGCGGATGCCGCTGATGGTCACCGGGGGGATCCGCCGCCTGGCGGTCGCCGAACAGGTGCTGGACAGTGGCCTGGACATGGTCGGCA
This Pseudomonas sp. ATCC 13867 DNA region includes the following protein-coding sequences:
- a CDS encoding MerR family transcriptional regulator, with protein sequence MKIGELASLSGLAPSRIRFYEASGLIALVRRGANGYREYPAETLDLLEIIRCAQQTGFSLEEIRNLLPHSAPALKNGHDELLASLRRKVAEIEAMEQQLRQNREQLLAVIDGIENKPAGMDCQANAERMVAEMRERKGRSEKPEPAGAGHACDERTKSAPGAKRPAPTES
- the glcC gene encoding transcriptional regulator GlcC: MTTYAQGKQRVADQVAEKIERLIVDGVLKVGQALPSERRLVEKLGCSRSALREGLRALRGRGIVDTEQGRGSFVADLTGADDVSPLLHLFRSQPRTLYDLLEVRALLEGESARLAALRATEADLVLIDRRFEEMHAAYDEPQPLDPREHARRDHAFHQAISEASHNPVLVHTLQSLNELMLSTVFASVNNLYNRPPQKRQIDRQHARLHRAISERQPEQAQRAAREHIHSVRDNLREIEQEEQRLVRATLRLEGWK
- a CDS encoding bifunctional GNAT family N-acetyltransferase/nucleoside diphosphate kinase regulator, with protein sequence MAIAMKGFHSLQISMVKMNKPFISLCPEITRAHALTLMDWLEDERVTCYLSDSHHVSRSIEQAINRTQLPILTHLFNRGGRFFMAYDRHDTPVGFVRLIKTGSNCEIVLVIGDSDKWGRNLGTRTIREGMKLAFLDMRAEKLIAKIHPDNGRSLKAFLRSGFLLENETPALKSFSMTAGRYLQFLREGAVGDSTEIYITEIDKARLESLIAFEHGPAVVELEHELERAIVVKPQQVARNVVTMNSRTLLQLDDEEIEVALVYPEDADSSAGKHSVCSDIGAAILGYQEGDAIDWRISDRTRRIGIRKVLYQPEAAGDFHL
- a CDS encoding NADH:flavin oxidoreductase/NADH oxidase family protein, with the translated sequence MSPFQPLRLPNGGEVPNRIAKAAMEENLADADQAPSAELLRLYQAWAEGGVGLIISGNVMIDRRAMTGPGGVVLEDERQLARFREWARIGRSAGAQFWLQLNHPGRQVQANLGQGALAPSVVPLEMGRFSKLFAVPREMSDADIAEVIERFVRAAVLAEQAGFSGVQIHAAHGYLLSQFLSPLSNRRRDCWGGTLENRARLLLEVVRAVRAKVSPDFCVGVKLNSADFQRGGFDASDARQVIGWLNAESVDLVELSGGSYEAPAMQGDARDGRTLAREAYFLEFAREMRDGARMPLMVTGGIRRLAVAEQVLDSGLDMVGIGTALALEPGLVEHWRAGHDAQPQLRPIRWRSKPLAALAYMALVKLQLRRLGDSRRPDPQASPLRALLLEQWRTQRRTRQYRRWMDGQSGA